In a genomic window of Sutcliffiella sp. FSL R7-0096:
- a CDS encoding sigma-70 family RNA polymerase sigma factor codes for MKKKHMKKLLVTCINEHKEDFYRLAFSYVKNQEDALDIIQESIKKALISIETVQKAESIKSWLYTIIIRTSIDFLRRQKKITPMDDQTIELLSLGNEDEYKDIDLSNALEELPVKYKTVIILRYFEDMKLDQIAEIIGENVNTVKTRLYRGIKLLRISITEEEII; via the coding sequence ATGAAGAAAAAACATATGAAAAAACTACTTGTCACCTGTATAAATGAGCACAAAGAGGATTTTTATCGGTTGGCATTCAGTTATGTGAAAAATCAAGAGGATGCATTGGATATCATCCAGGAATCAATAAAAAAGGCCCTCATTTCGATTGAAACAGTTCAAAAAGCGGAATCGATTAAAAGTTGGCTTTATACGATCATCATTCGTACTTCCATTGATTTTTTAAGAAGACAAAAGAAAATAACTCCTATGGATGATCAAACTATTGAACTACTAAGTCTTGGAAATGAGGACGAATACAAGGACATAGATCTATCCAATGCATTGGAGGAATTACCTGTTAAGTATAAAACCGTCATTATCCTGCGATATTTTGAAGATATGAAACTGGATCAAATAGCTGAAATCATCGGTGAAAATGTTAATACCGTGAAGACAAGGCTCTATAGGGGAATAAAGTTATTGCGCATCAGCATTACGGAGGAGGAAATAATCTGA
- a CDS encoding DUF3298 domain-containing protein translates to MDKKLRNLKKEYKDTPIPDELDFIVKKALKEKNKRNGSWMKRIIGVGIAVLVFITVVNASPSFANALSRMPVVGSLIKVLTVKEFKVDEGTAKVDIKVPAITSMENETLESTLNEKYLEESRKLYSDFLSEMKEVKENGGGHLGVESGYDVKTDNEQILAVGRYVVSTVNSYSEYTYDTIDKKNELLITLPSLFKDGEYINLINENLEEQMKSQMESDSDKFYWLEGEMGFKTIAKDQSFYINDESKLVIVFNKYEVAPGYMGVCEFTIPTDVIEDILVSKEYIK, encoded by the coding sequence ATGGATAAGAAATTAAGAAATTTGAAAAAAGAATATAAAGATACACCTATCCCAGATGAATTGGATTTTATCGTAAAAAAAGCCCTCAAGGAAAAAAATAAAAGAAATGGGAGCTGGATGAAGCGTATTATTGGTGTAGGAATAGCGGTGCTGGTATTCATCACGGTGGTTAATGCGAGTCCGAGCTTTGCAAATGCCTTATCAAGGATGCCTGTGGTTGGTTCACTCATTAAGGTGTTGACTGTTAAGGAATTTAAAGTGGACGAGGGAACAGCCAAAGTGGATATAAAAGTACCTGCCATTACGAGCATGGAAAATGAAACACTCGAATCCACCTTGAATGAAAAATACCTAGAAGAAAGTAGAAAACTATACAGTGATTTTCTATCGGAAATGAAGGAAGTAAAGGAGAATGGTGGAGGTCATTTGGGTGTGGAAAGCGGTTATGACGTAAAAACCGACAATGAACAAATTCTTGCTGTGGGCAGATATGTTGTAAGCACGGTTAATTCATACTCAGAGTATACCTATGATACGATCGACAAGAAAAATGAACTTTTGATCACCTTACCGAGTTTATTTAAAGATGGTGAATATATAAACCTGATAAACGAAAATCTCGAGGAACAGATGAAGAGTCAAATGGAAAGCGACTCTGACAAGTTTTATTGGTTGGAAGGGGAAATGGGCTTTAAAACAATTGCCAAAGATCAAAGCTTTTATATTAACGATGAAAGTAAACTTGTCATCGTATTTAATAAATACGAAGTCGCACCGGGGTATATGGGTGTTTGTGAATTTACCATTCCGACGGATGTCATTGAGGATATATTAGTAAGTAAAGAATATATTAAATAG